In one Pseudomonas purpurea genomic region, the following are encoded:
- a CDS encoding ATP-binding protein — protein MSTPPNRRILLIDDTPSIHEDFRKILTPEAQHTAELDDMEAALFGSEAKPAATLFELDSAYGGQEGLSKLLQAMEEQRPYALAFVDMRMPQGWDGAETIEHLWKEDPRLQVVVCTAYSDHSWDELLERLQARDRLLILKKPFDNIEVQQMANTLTSKWDMTQRASVQLDQLGHLVERRTQQYRQASVDLQQEIDERKLLESQLVQSEKLASLGQLAAGVAHEINNPIGFISSNLGALDGYFKQLQEMLDAYLDAEEAIGSSELIARLKALRERIELDFLRDDIPQLIKESKDGIARVGQIVKDLKDFSRVDPTQEWQWANLQHGIDSTLNIVANEIKYKADVVKLYQPLPDVECLPSQINQVVMNLIVNAAQAIGPERGTITLSNGLEGEKVWIEVADTGSGIEPHSLQKIFDPFFTTKPVGQGTGLGLSLSYGIVKKHRGEISVRSEVGVGTTFRIELPLRQSKPAA, from the coding sequence ATGAGCACCCCGCCGAACCGGCGCATACTGTTGATCGACGACACCCCGTCGATACATGAGGACTTTCGCAAGATCCTGACGCCCGAAGCGCAGCACACTGCCGAGCTGGACGACATGGAGGCCGCGTTGTTCGGCAGCGAGGCCAAACCCGCGGCAACGCTGTTTGAACTGGACTCGGCTTATGGTGGCCAGGAAGGCTTGAGTAAACTGCTGCAAGCCATGGAGGAGCAACGCCCCTACGCACTGGCCTTCGTCGATATGCGCATGCCCCAAGGCTGGGACGGCGCCGAAACCATCGAGCACTTGTGGAAAGAAGACCCGCGCCTGCAAGTGGTGGTCTGCACTGCCTACTCCGACCACTCATGGGACGAACTGCTGGAGCGCTTGCAGGCCCGTGACCGTCTGTTGATTCTGAAAAAGCCCTTCGACAACATCGAAGTCCAGCAAATGGCCAACACCCTGACGTCCAAGTGGGACATGACCCAACGCGCCAGCGTGCAACTGGACCAATTGGGCCACCTGGTGGAGCGCCGGACCCAGCAATACCGGCAGGCGAGCGTCGATCTGCAACAGGAAATCGATGAGCGCAAACTGCTCGAAAGCCAACTGGTGCAGTCGGAAAAACTTGCCTCCCTGGGCCAACTCGCGGCCGGGGTTGCCCATGAAATCAACAACCCCATTGGCTTCATTTCCTCCAACCTCGGCGCGCTGGACGGCTACTTCAAGCAACTGCAGGAAATGCTCGACGCCTACCTGGACGCCGAGGAAGCCATCGGTTCGAGTGAGCTGATCGCACGCCTGAAAGCGTTGCGTGAGCGGATCGAGCTGGACTTCCTGCGCGACGACATTCCGCAGTTGATCAAGGAGTCCAAGGACGGCATCGCCCGGGTCGGGCAAATCGTCAAGGACCTCAAGGATTTTTCCAGGGTGGACCCCACGCAGGAATGGCAGTGGGCCAACCTGCAACACGGCATCGACTCGACGCTGAACATCGTCGCCAATGAAATCAAGTACAAGGCCGATGTGGTCAAGCTGTACCAGCCCCTCCCGGACGTCGAATGCCTGCCCTCGCAAATCAATCAGGTGGTCATGAACCTCATCGTCAACGCCGCCCAGGCCATAGGGCCCGAGCGCGGCACCATTACCTTGAGCAACGGGCTTGAAGGGGAAAAGGTCTGGATAGAAGTCGCTGACACCGGTTCAGGCATCGAGCCGCACAGTTTGCAGAAAATCTTCGACCCGTTTTTCACCACCAAACCGGTGGGCCAGGGCACCGGTCTTGGCCTGTCGCTGTCGTACGGCATCGTGAAAAAGCATCGTGGCGAGATTTCGGTGCGCAGTGAGGTCGGGGTGGGGACAACGTTTCGGATTGAACTGCCGCTGCGACAATCAAAACCCGCGGCTTGA
- a CDS encoding helix-turn-helix transcriptional regulator: MTHSLQDIAWHRSVGQLIDALDKPVFWTRLVRQLGQYVTFDSWVALLFNGEQAPLVFAECPSEDGRPDLLFQDYLKGLFLLDPFYLNCREHTRTGLYRLADVAPEHFEQTEYYQRYFRLNVVADEIQFNCLLEGERILCLSLGSKQHFDPEQMALLSLIEPWVLSLMRQRLAHDLREMPVQTAPDIDWRARLVASVQQLNGVQLTARELDVGRLMLGGCSSKDIARKLQISVETVKVHKKHIYSKLGIKSQAELFSIFLQAQNA; this comes from the coding sequence ATGACGCACTCGCTGCAAGACATCGCCTGGCATCGCTCGGTCGGGCAACTGATCGACGCGCTGGATAAACCCGTCTTCTGGACCCGACTGGTGCGTCAGTTGGGTCAGTACGTGACCTTCGACAGCTGGGTCGCCCTGCTTTTCAATGGCGAACAAGCGCCCCTGGTGTTTGCCGAATGCCCGAGTGAAGACGGCCGCCCCGACCTGCTGTTCCAGGATTACCTCAAGGGCCTGTTCCTGCTCGACCCGTTCTACCTCAATTGCCGCGAGCACACGCGCACCGGGCTCTATCGCCTGGCCGACGTGGCGCCGGAGCATTTCGAGCAAACCGAGTATTACCAGCGCTACTTTCGTCTGAATGTGGTGGCCGACGAAATCCAGTTCAATTGTCTGCTCGAAGGCGAACGCATCCTGTGCCTGTCGCTGGGCAGCAAACAACACTTTGACCCCGAGCAGATGGCGCTGCTGTCGCTGATCGAGCCCTGGGTGTTGAGCCTGATGCGTCAGCGCCTTGCCCATGACCTGCGCGAAATGCCCGTGCAAACCGCCCCGGACATCGACTGGCGGGCCCGGCTGGTGGCCTCGGTGCAGCAACTCAACGGCGTGCAACTGACCGCCCGCGAACTGGATGTCGGGCGCCTGATGCTCGGCGGTTGCTCCAGCAAGGACATCGCTCGTAAGCTGCAAATCTCTGTTGAAACCGTGAAAGTCCATAAGAAACACATCTACAGCAAGCTAGGGATCAAATCCCAGGCCGAGCTGTTTTCGATCTTTCTCCAGGCACAAAATGCCTGA
- a CDS encoding FMN-binding glutamate synthase family protein has protein sequence MSLSLLSRYAFFAVCVIFTLASLPFLEHDWLWPISIVTGLLSLLGIFDLLQSPHAVRRNYPILGNIRYLVEGIRPEIRQYLLESDSDALPFSRAQRSLVYSRAKNESADKPFGTLIDVYQSGFEFIGHSMRPAPLSDPSGFRVIVGGPQCTQPYSASVFNISAMSFGSLSANAIRALNQGAKLGNFAHDTGEGSISPYHREHGGDLTWELGSGYFGCRTADGRFDPERFAAQAQTPQVRMIEIKMSQGAKPGHGGILPKHKVTKEIAQTRGIMMGEDCVSPSRHSAFSTPIEMMHFIKQLRELSGGKPVGFKFCLGHPWEFMGIAKAMLETGILPDFIVVDGKEGGTGAAPVEFTDHIGVPMREGLLFVHNTLVGLNLRDKIKLGASGKIVSAFDIASVLAIGADWANSARGFMFAIGCIQSQSCHTNKCPTGVATQDTLRQRALVVPDKAQRVFNFHRSTLKALAEMLAAAGLEHPSQLSAKHLVRRMSATEIKLFSQLHVFLKPGELLTGEVNGEFYSRMWQMARADSFEPNDVAA, from the coding sequence ATGAGCCTGTCCCTCCTGAGCCGCTACGCCTTCTTTGCCGTCTGCGTGATATTTACCCTCGCCAGCCTGCCGTTTCTTGAACATGACTGGCTCTGGCCGATCAGCATCGTCACCGGCCTGCTGAGCCTGCTGGGCATTTTCGACCTGCTGCAAAGCCCCCACGCGGTGCGCCGCAACTACCCGATCCTGGGCAACATCCGCTACCTGGTAGAAGGCATCCGCCCGGAAATCCGCCAGTACCTGCTCGAATCCGACAGCGACGCCCTGCCCTTCTCCCGCGCCCAGCGCTCGCTGGTTTACTCGCGAGCCAAAAATGAAAGCGCCGACAAACCCTTCGGCACGCTGATCGACGTGTACCAGTCGGGCTTCGAATTCATCGGCCACTCCATGCGCCCGGCGCCGTTGAGCGACCCGAGCGGCTTTCGGGTGATTGTCGGCGGTCCGCAGTGCACCCAGCCGTATTCGGCGTCGGTGTTCAACATCTCGGCGATGAGTTTTGGTTCGCTGAGCGCCAACGCCATTCGCGCGCTGAACCAGGGCGCCAAACTCGGCAATTTCGCCCACGACACCGGCGAAGGCAGCATCAGCCCCTATCACCGTGAACACGGTGGCGACCTGACCTGGGAACTGGGCAGCGGGTACTTCGGCTGCCGCACCGCTGACGGCCGGTTCGACCCGGAACGCTTCGCCGCCCAGGCACAGACCCCACAAGTGCGGATGATCGAAATCAAAATGAGCCAGGGCGCCAAGCCCGGCCACGGTGGCATCCTGCCCAAACACAAGGTGACCAAGGAAATCGCGCAAACACGCGGCATCATGATGGGCGAAGACTGCGTGTCGCCGTCGCGGCACAGCGCGTTTTCCACGCCCATCGAGATGATGCACTTCATCAAGCAACTGCGTGAGCTGTCGGGCGGTAAACCGGTGGGCTTCAAATTCTGCCTGGGCCACCCGTGGGAGTTCATGGGCATCGCCAAGGCCATGCTGGAAACCGGCATCCTGCCGGACTTCATCGTGGTCGATGGCAAGGAAGGCGGGACCGGCGCCGCGCCCGTGGAGTTCACCGACCACATTGGCGTGCCGATGCGCGAAGGGCTGCTGTTCGTGCACAACACCCTGGTGGGCCTGAACCTGCGGGACAAAATCAAACTCGGCGCCAGCGGCAAGATTGTCAGCGCCTTCGACATCGCCAGCGTCCTGGCCATCGGCGCCGACTGGGCCAACTCGGCTCGCGGTTTCATGTTCGCCATCGGCTGTATCCAGTCGCAGAGCTGCCACACCAACAAGTGCCCGACCGGCGTCGCCACCCAGGACACCCTGCGCCAGCGTGCCCTGGTGGTGCCGGACAAAGCCCAGCGGGTGTTCAATTTCCACCGCAGCACCCTCAAGGCCCTCGCCGAAATGCTCGCCGCCGCCGGCCTCGAACACCCCTCGCAGTTGTCGGCCAAACACCTGGTACGGCGCATGTCGGCGACCGAAATCAAACTGTTCTCGCAGTTGCATGTGTTCCTCAAACCCGGCGAATTGCTGACCGGCGAAGTCAACGGCGAGTTCTATTCGCGGATGTGGCAGATGGCACGGGCCGACAGCTTCGAGCCCAATGACGTCGCCGCCTGA
- a CDS encoding putative quinol monooxygenase, whose product MLKVIARDFIKPEHLDTVRPWYAELVEKTRLEPDCIAYDLFVDQKDPGHFVFIEQWPNQAALDAHCQSEHFRRLVPQINRYQARDCIVVLMDAF is encoded by the coding sequence ATGCTCAAAGTGATTGCCCGGGATTTCATCAAGCCCGAACACCTCGACACCGTTCGCCCGTGGTACGCCGAACTCGTGGAAAAGACCCGCCTGGAACCCGACTGTATCGCCTACGACCTGTTCGTCGATCAGAAAGACCCCGGGCACTTTGTCTTCATTGAGCAGTGGCCGAACCAGGCTGCGCTGGATGCTCATTGCCAGTCGGAGCACTTTCGCCGACTGGTGCCGCAGATCAATCGTTATCAGGCCAGGGACTGCATCGTCGTGCTGATGGATGCGTTCTGA
- a CDS encoding glycosyltransferase family 39 protein: MNFKGEASSRYGFRTFWWLPLIAMAALVRFYGLSEPAIWSDEGFTLLLSLRPVPQILFHTAQDVHPPLYYVLLHGWMSVFGPGVFSARSFSVLAGVGTVALGIWLVCLISTRRAAVLAGVLLALLPFAVRYSQEVRMYALLGLLLLGATVALVYWVSNPANYRALAVYVLLMVAGLYTHYFAGVCLASHWAYLLVLRCQRSVRHQPLSMPAWWLANGLIVVLFLPWVPSLIHQLRFSGPNWIQQPDISTVLVSVWRFVSYSDGPLSSIWLAIILPVALLAVSLLIGLRDRSENRFNVLLVIHTWFPLALIVVVSVVIPLFVDRYFLFAALGLPMIAAIALEAVWDRWRLFSVVLLVLMVAVEGVGLHNVRLKGHAVYDEVNKVDALAEHLNRHVLSGDSIVVMNGFLYFPFSYYNQSGVIPLLYTPAQKDGTSGRPQGTQIWTLVQQEADTVYVDTLEQVKPSSGRAWVLDATGSRSQKIAFPDYWHLISTFVAGDAQIRLFVICADATAVTQPLCRQP, translated from the coding sequence TTGAATTTCAAGGGTGAAGCAAGCAGCAGGTATGGGTTCAGGACCTTTTGGTGGCTACCGCTTATCGCAATGGCGGCACTGGTACGTTTTTATGGTCTGAGCGAGCCGGCCATTTGGTCAGATGAAGGTTTTACCTTGTTGCTGAGTTTGCGCCCGGTGCCTCAGATCCTTTTTCATACCGCTCAAGATGTCCACCCACCGCTCTATTACGTGTTGCTGCATGGGTGGATGAGCGTATTTGGACCTGGCGTGTTCTCTGCCCGTAGTTTCAGCGTGCTGGCCGGTGTGGGGACCGTAGCGCTCGGTATCTGGCTGGTTTGCTTGATCAGTACTCGACGCGCAGCGGTTTTGGCTGGGGTGTTGCTGGCGTTGCTGCCGTTTGCCGTTCGTTACAGCCAGGAAGTCCGGATGTACGCACTGCTTGGCCTGTTGTTGCTCGGGGCCACGGTTGCATTGGTCTACTGGGTCAGCAACCCCGCCAATTATCGTGCGCTCGCGGTGTATGTGCTGTTGATGGTCGCGGGGTTGTATACCCACTACTTTGCGGGGGTGTGCCTGGCGTCACATTGGGCTTACTTGCTGGTGTTGAGGTGTCAACGCTCAGTGCGGCATCAACCCCTGTCGATGCCCGCGTGGTGGCTGGCCAATGGGTTGATCGTTGTACTTTTCCTGCCTTGGGTGCCCAGCTTGATACACCAGCTACGGTTTTCAGGGCCGAACTGGATCCAGCAGCCAGACATTTCTACGGTGCTGGTGAGCGTCTGGAGATTTGTCAGTTACAGCGACGGACCGCTGTCTTCTATTTGGCTGGCGATAATATTGCCGGTGGCTTTATTGGCGGTGTCACTGTTGATCGGCCTGCGTGATCGCAGTGAAAACAGATTCAACGTGCTTCTGGTGATCCATACCTGGTTTCCATTGGCGTTGATCGTGGTTGTTTCTGTTGTTATCCCGTTGTTTGTCGATCGCTATTTCCTGTTTGCCGCGTTGGGCTTGCCGATGATTGCGGCGATAGCGCTGGAGGCGGTTTGGGATCGCTGGCGGTTATTTTCTGTGGTGCTGCTGGTGTTGATGGTTGCGGTGGAAGGCGTGGGATTACATAACGTCAGGTTGAAGGGGCATGCGGTGTACGACGAGGTGAACAAAGTCGATGCCCTGGCTGAGCATCTCAATCGCCATGTCCTTTCTGGAGACAGCATCGTGGTGATGAACGGGTTTTTGTACTTCCCCTTCAGCTACTACAACCAGAGCGGGGTGATCCCGTTGCTGTATACCCCTGCGCAAAAAGATGGCACTTCCGGACGCCCCCAGGGCACCCAGATCTGGACGCTGGTTCAACAAGAAGCTGACACGGTGTACGTCGACACGCTGGAGCAGGTAAAACCGAGCTCAGGCCGAGCCTGGGTCCTGGATGCTACGGGGAGCCGGTCACAGAAGATTGCTTTCCCTGATTACTGGCACTTGATCAGTACTTTCGTTGCAGGTGACGCTCAAATCCGGCTGTTCGTGATTTGTGCTGATGCCACGGCGGTCACGCAGCCGTTATGTCGCCAGCCTTGA
- a CDS encoding OpgC domain-containing protein → MTNGRDPRIDFFRGLALIFIFWDHVPQNPLAHFTVRNFGFSDAAEIFVFLAGYAAVLAYGKIARRDGFLIATVKILRRAWVLYVVHIFLLALLMGIVFFANSHVETRDLVQEMGLQYFLSNPQQALVDELLLRFKPNLMDPLPLYILLLIGLPAVLPLMLRKAEYVVGLSVMLYLAAPWFQWNLAATDGGVWFFNPMAWQLLFILGGAAAIHGQRPRVPQTRALPRQPLFVAAAVYLLVTGLIALSWKWPAIHDAFMPKMLGEWLYPISKTNLSPVRLLHFLAMAYVVAKLLPSHGWTQNWLAQQSCRMGRYSLEVFCFGVLLAPLADMLNAQASDALAMQIFSATLGVALMAMLGAWLDFNKRLNRPMPMATA, encoded by the coding sequence ATGACTAATGGACGCGACCCTCGCATCGACTTCTTTCGCGGTCTGGCGCTGATCTTCATTTTCTGGGATCACGTGCCGCAAAACCCGCTGGCCCACTTCACCGTGCGCAACTTCGGCTTCAGCGATGCGGCGGAGATTTTCGTGTTCCTGGCCGGTTACGCGGCGGTGCTGGCCTACGGCAAGATCGCCCGGCGCGACGGGTTTCTGATCGCCACGGTGAAAATCCTGCGCCGCGCCTGGGTGCTGTACGTGGTGCATATCTTCTTGTTGGCGCTGTTGATGGGCATCGTATTTTTTGCCAACAGCCACGTGGAAACCCGCGACCTGGTGCAGGAAATGGGCTTGCAGTATTTCCTCAGCAACCCGCAGCAAGCGCTGGTCGATGAGCTGCTGTTGCGCTTCAAACCCAACCTGATGGACCCGCTGCCGCTGTACATCCTGCTGCTGATCGGGCTGCCCGCCGTGTTGCCGCTGATGCTGCGCAAGGCCGAGTACGTGGTGGGGCTTTCGGTGATGTTGTACCTCGCGGCGCCATGGTTTCAGTGGAACCTGGCCGCCACCGACGGCGGCGTGTGGTTCTTCAACCCGATGGCCTGGCAACTGCTGTTTATCCTCGGCGGTGCAGCGGCGATCCACGGGCAACGTCCGCGTGTGCCGCAAACGCGCGCATTGCCTCGCCAGCCGTTGTTTGTCGCCGCGGCGGTCTATCTGCTGGTGACGGGGCTGATCGCCCTGTCATGGAAATGGCCAGCGATTCACGATGCCTTCATGCCCAAAATGCTCGGTGAATGGCTGTACCCGATCAGCAAGACCAACCTGTCGCCGGTACGGCTGCTGCACTTCCTGGCCATGGCGTATGTCGTCGCCAAACTGCTGCCCAGCCACGGTTGGACCCAGAACTGGCTCGCACAGCAAAGCTGCCGCATGGGCCGTTACTCGCTGGAAGTGTTCTGCTTTGGCGTGTTGCTGGCACCGCTGGCGGACATGCTCAACGCCCAGGCCAGCGATGCACTGGCTATGCAGATCTTCAGTGCAACGCTGGGGGTTGCGCTGATGGCAATGCTGGGGGCGTGGCTGGACTTCAACAAACGGCTGAACCGGCCAATGCCCATGGCCACGGCCTGA
- a CDS encoding amino acid permease has translation MPVGNPLPHGETAQGGPLKRELGERHIRLMALGACIGVGLFLGSAKAIEMAGPAIMLSYIIGGLAILVIMRALGEMAVHNPVAGSFSRYAQDYLGPLAGFLTGWNYWFLWLVTCVAEITAVAVYMGIWFPDVPRWIWALAALVSMGSINLIAVKAFGEFEFWFALIKIVTIIAMVLGGIGIIAFGFGNDGVALGISNLWTHGGFMPNGVQGVLMSLQMVMFAYLGVEMIGLTAGEAKNPQKTIPNAIGSVFWRILLFYVGALFVILSIYPWNEIGTQGSPFVMTFERLGIKTAAGIINFVVITAALSSCNGGIFSTGRMLYSLAQNGQAPAGFAKTSNNGVPRRALLLSIGALLVGVLLNYLVPEKVFVWVTAIATFGAIWTWVMILLAQLKFRKGLSPTERAALKYRMWLYPISSYLALAFLVLVVGLMAYFPETRIALYVGPAFLVLLTAVFYVFELQPNTAAQGTVGSAS, from the coding sequence ATGCCAGTTGGCAATCCCCTGCCTCACGGCGAGACCGCTCAAGGCGGACCGCTTAAACGCGAACTCGGCGAACGGCATATTCGCTTGATGGCGCTGGGCGCCTGTATCGGCGTCGGTCTGTTCCTGGGCTCGGCCAAGGCCATCGAAATGGCCGGCCCGGCAATCATGCTGTCCTACATCATTGGTGGTCTGGCGATCCTGGTGATCATGCGCGCCCTGGGCGAGATGGCCGTGCATAACCCGGTGGCCGGCTCCTTCAGCCGTTACGCGCAAGATTACCTCGGCCCGTTGGCGGGTTTTCTGACGGGCTGGAACTACTGGTTCCTGTGGCTGGTGACCTGCGTCGCGGAAATCACCGCGGTGGCGGTGTACATGGGCATCTGGTTCCCCGATGTGCCGCGCTGGATCTGGGCACTGGCGGCGCTGGTGAGCATGGGCTCGATCAACCTGATCGCGGTCAAGGCCTTCGGTGAGTTCGAGTTCTGGTTCGCCCTGATCAAGATCGTCACCATCATTGCGATGGTGCTCGGCGGCATCGGCATCATCGCGTTCGGCTTCGGCAATGATGGCGTGGCGCTGGGGATTTCCAACCTGTGGACCCACGGCGGCTTCATGCCAAACGGTGTGCAGGGTGTGTTGATGTCCCTGCAAATGGTGATGTTCGCCTACCTGGGCGTCGAGATGATCGGCCTCACGGCCGGTGAAGCGAAGAACCCGCAGAAGACCATTCCCAATGCCATCGGCTCGGTGTTCTGGCGCATTCTGCTGTTTTACGTCGGCGCACTGTTCGTGATTCTGTCGATCTACCCGTGGAACGAAATCGGCACTCAGGGCAGCCCGTTCGTGATGACCTTCGAGCGTCTGGGCATCAAAACCGCTGCCGGTATCATCAACTTCGTGGTGATCACCGCTGCACTGTCGTCTTGCAACGGCGGTATCTTCAGCACCGGGCGCATGCTCTATAGCCTGGCGCAGAATGGCCAGGCCCCGGCCGGTTTCGCCAAGACCTCGAACAACGGTGTGCCACGCCGTGCGCTACTGCTGTCGATTGGTGCGTTGCTGGTGGGCGTGCTGCTCAACTACCTGGTGCCCGAGAAAGTCTTCGTCTGGGTGACCGCGATTGCGACCTTCGGGGCGATCTGGACTTGGGTGATGATCCTGCTGGCGCAGCTCAAGTTCCGCAAAGGCCTGAGCCCGACCGAACGTGCGGCGCTGAAGTACCGCATGTGGCTGTACCCGATCAGCTCCTACCTGGCGCTGGCGTTCCTGGTGCTGGTGGTCGGCCTGATGGCGTACTTCCCGGAGACCCGCATTGCGCTGTACGTCGGCCCGGCATTCCTGGTGCTGCTGACTGCGGTGTTCTACGTATTCGAGCTGCAACCGAACACGGCTGCGCAAGGTACGGTGGGTTCGGCGTCGTAA
- a CDS encoding transposase translates to MPPRPNSHLLRHGRCSEPGRAYLITAVVHQRRHIFSEWSLGRLLVAELRRAHEEQRVNSIAWVIMPDHFHWLVQLEQHTLAQLIQATKSRSTLTINRALNRKGAFWQTGYHDQAIRDDEDLLPFARYIVANPLRAGLVEKIGDYPLWDACWL, encoded by the coding sequence ATGCCCCCTCGCCCAAACTCACACCTGCTACGCCATGGACGCTGTTCAGAACCGGGTAGGGCCTATCTCATAACAGCCGTTGTGCATCAGCGCCGCCATATTTTCAGCGAATGGTCGTTGGGACGGCTGTTGGTGGCAGAACTCAGAAGGGCTCATGAGGAGCAAAGGGTCAACTCGATAGCCTGGGTCATCATGCCGGACCACTTTCATTGGCTGGTACAACTCGAACAGCACACCCTGGCGCAACTCATTCAGGCCACCAAATCCCGTAGCACGCTCACTATCAACCGGGCGTTAAACCGCAAAGGTGCTTTCTGGCAAACCGGCTATCACGATCAGGCAATCCGTGATGACGAAGATCTTCTGCCCTTTGCTCGCTACATTGTTGCAAACCCATTGCGCGCAGGGCTGGTGGAAAAAATTGGCGACTACCCGCTCTGGGATGCCTGTTGGCTCTAA